A window of the Brassica napus cultivar Da-Ae chromosome C5, Da-Ae, whole genome shotgun sequence genome harbors these coding sequences:
- the LOC106402798 gene encoding histone-lysine N-methyltransferase ATXR2-like has product MASLCDMNDNTAAEVASLLAPLPSLQLQEEYFNQLISSRRCHGLLVKHNGTFGKGVYANSEFQEDELILKDEILVGIQHSSNKVDCLVCSFCFRFIGSVEKQIGRKLYFKNMGLSGCCGGGGSESSTSNHNSLPQGVVSSLMNGEMALPHTDKFPLPSPLSCPGGCQEAFYCSGSCAEADWESSHSLLCTGERSESISREARGEFIKHSNETNDIFLLAAKAIAFTILRYRKLKAEHVNKQAKQSVSKQSLLLEAWKPVSVGYKRRWWDCIALPDDVDPSDEGAFRTQIKDLACTSLELLKTAIFDKECEALFSLDIYGNIIGMFELNNLDLVVASPVEDYFLYIDDLPDAEKDKAEEITRPFLDALGDEYSDCCQGTAFFPLQSCMNHSCCPNAKAFKREEDRDGQAVIIALRRISKNEEVTISYIDEELPYEERQALLADYGFTCKCPKCLEDSSVACIITSMFLKP; this is encoded by the exons ATGGCTTCTCTTTGCGATATGAACGACAATACCGCCGCTGAAGTCGCCAGTCTTCTTGCTCCGCTTCCAAGTCTCCAACTTCAG GAGGAGTATTTCAATCAGCTAATAAGCAGTAGAAGATGCCATGGCCTCTTAGTAAAACATAACGGCACCTTCGGAAAAG GTGTCTATGCAAACTCAGAGTTTCAGGAAGATGAACTCATTTTGAAAGATGAGATTCTTGTTGGTATCCAACACTCATCCAACAAG GTGGACTGTTTGGTCTGCAGTTTTTGTTTCCGATTCATCGGATCAGTAGAGAAACAAATCGGGAGGAAACTCTATTTCAAGAACATGGGCCTCTCTGGttgttgtggtggtggtggttctgAAAGCAGTACTTCAAATCATAATTCTCTTCCACAAGGAGTTGTTAGTTCTCTGATGAACGGTGAAATGGCCTTGCCTCATACTGACAAGtttcctttgccttctcctctTTCGTGTCCAGGAGGATGCCAAGAGGCTTTTTACTGCAG TGGATCATGCGCAGAGGCAGATTGGGAAAGTTCTCATTCTCTACTCTGCACTGGTGAGAGGTCTGAATCAATATCTAGAGAAGCTCGTGGAGAGTTTATTAAACATTCTAATG AGACAAATGATATCTTTCTCCTGGCTGCAAAG GCGATTGCCTTCACCATTCTAAGGTACAGGAAGCTTAAAGCAGAACATGTTAACAAACAAGCGAAGCAGAGTGTGTCAAAACAGTCACTACTCTTGGAGGCATGGAAACCAGTATCGGTTGGATACAAaagaag GTGGTGGGACTGTATCGCGTTGCCAGATGATGTTGATCCGTCAGATGAAGGTGCCTTCAGAACGCAGATAAAGGATCTTGCATGCACG TCTTTGGAGCTCCTGAAGACAGCCATATTTGACAAAGAATGTGAAGCCC TTTTCTCGCTTGATATATATGGGAATATCATCGGCATGTTTGAGCTGAATAACCT AGACTTGGTGGTAGCATCACCAGTAGAGGACTATTTCTTGTATATTGATGATCTTCCAGACGCTGAAAAGGACAAAGCTGAGGAAATCACAAGACCGTTTCTAGATGCTCTCGGTGATGAGTATTCTGACTGTTGCCAAG GAACGGCTTTCTTCCCTCTGCAGAGCTGTATGAACCATTCATGTTGCCCTAATGCAAAAGCCTTCAAAAGAGAAGAG GACAGAGACGGACAAGCAGTTATTATTGCGTTAAGACGCATCAGCAAGAACGAAGAG GTGACGATTTCGTATATAGACGAGGAGCTTCCGTACGAAGAGAGACAAGCATTACTTGCAGATTACGGTTTCACCTGCAAGTGCCCTAAATGTCTGGAAGATTCATCAGTTGCATGCATTATTACTTCAATGTTTTTGAAGCCATAA